The Artemia franciscana chromosome 18, ASM3288406v1, whole genome shotgun sequence genome includes a window with the following:
- the LOC136038827 gene encoding brain tumor protein-like: MTSPTPSDSLSTSPLGSLSDHCDLPFPGLESLGPLGTLSSALASSLSAALSSSLSSGLGSSLGGLGSSLGGSTGTTTSLGSASGPGSTSSGTSSPGLNTRCGLCQETFTLPKVLTCLHTFCQPCLERAQDHPERVTCPICRTECPVGSQGIAGLLSDYGISNLIEAAQIDSSQAVCTACKGKDSIAVAKCFDCANVLCATCVMAHQYMHCFEGHRVQMMTELGPRNDKSVLCPQHKAERLKMFCRSCCIPVCSECVIAEHNAGGQHELEALTDIAPRLSHSLGQIVSEARQKAADLRSVAQSADGAAGRLVAQLNKAQNDVNEAYQFYRSLLEEKKNELYKELEMVGSARQMALNDLSLKSSTNADMLLRTCNFAERLVKYTSPGETLIFKKLLDQKFLDFMSYTPDTQILTVCNDIEFCSNFQSIQAGVKNTFGYIRSGGEPLIQTGRQPPIARPTLAALNHISNGTAPSPLSHIDRAVSSSPFESLNRRFSPPQNIAYPGSTIGDMAFCAASAYEKWSNGVVDSIFPQTQPSEPSFQNTEPTMLDMTSRILTPGVFPPKSQIKRQKMIYHCKFGEFGVMEGQFTEPSGVAVNAQNDIIVADTNNHRIQIFDKEGRFKFQFGECGKRDGQLLYPNRVAVVRPSGDIIVTERSPTHQIQIYNQYGQFVRKFGANILQHPRGVTVDNKGRIIVVECKVMRVIIFDQQGNVLHKFGCSKHLEFPNGVVVNDRQEIFISDNRAHCVKVFSYEGTFLRQIGGEGITNYPIGVCINSSGEILIADNHNNFNLTVFTQDGQLVSALESKVKHAQCFDVALMDDGSVVLASKDYRLYVYRYLQIPPIGL; the protein is encoded by the coding sequence gtGGCAGCACAGGTACAACAACAAGTCTTGGCTCTGCCTCTGGACCAGGCTCTACGTCAAGTGGTACATCTAGTCCTGGTTTGAATACAAGATGTGGACTATGCCAGGAAACATTCACACTACCCAAGGTCCTAACCTGTTTGCACACATTTTGCCAACCTTGTCTAGAGCGTGCACAAGATCACCCAGAAAGAGTTACATGTCCTATTTGCCGTACAGAATGCCCTGTTGGTAGCCAAGGCATAGCAGGATTGCTTTCTGATTATggaatatcaaatttgattgaaGCTGCTCAGATAGACTCGAGCCAAGCTGTGTGTACAGCGTGCAAGGGCAAAGACTCGATTGCTGTTGCCAAGTGCTTTGATTGTGCAAATGTTCTTTGTGCCACTTGTGTTATGGCACACCAATACATGCACTGTTTCGAAGGCCATAGAGTGCAAATGATGACTGAATTGGGGCCGAGAAATGATAAATCTGTCTTATGTCCTCAGCACAAAGCTGAACGACTTAAAATGTTCTGCAGAAGCTGTTGTATTCCAGTTTGTAGTGAATGCGTCATTGCCGAGCACAATGCTGGAGGCCAACATGAACTGGAAGCACTTACTGACATTGCACCAAGACTCTCGCATTCATTGGGTCAAATTGTATCTGAGGCAAGACAAAAGGCTGCAGACTTGAGAAGTGTAGCACAATCAGCCGATGGTGCTGCTGGTCGCTTAGTAGCGCAACTCAACAAAGCTCAGAATGATGTCAATGAAGCTTATCAATTTTACCGATCTTTgcttgaagaaaagaagaatgaaTTGTACAAAGAGTTGGAGATGGTTGGCTCAGCCAGGCAAATGGCCTTAAATGATTTGAGTCTGAAATCTTCCACAAATGCTGACATGTTATTAAGAACCTGCAACTTCGCTGAGCGACTTGTTAAATATACATCCCCAGGCGAGACTTTGATTTTTAAGAAACTGCTCGACCAgaaatttttggattttatgAGCTATACCCCGGATACTCAGATTTTAACTGTATGCAATGATATTGAGTTCTGTTCAAACTTCCAGTCAATCCAAGCGGGAGTAAAAAACACGTTTGGTTACATTCGATCTGGGGGTGAGCCACTCATACAGACTGGGCGACAGCCCCCTATTGCCCGCCCGACACTAGCGGCTTTGAATCATATTTCGAATGGAACAGCCCCTTCCCCCCTAAGCCATATTGATCGTGCCGTATCGTCATCTCCATTCGAATCCTTAAACCGAAGATTTTCTCCGCCTCAGAATATAGCATATCCGGGTAGTACAATCGGAGATATGGCTTTCTGTGCAGCAAGCGCCTACGAGAAATGGTCCAACGGTGTTGTTGATAGTATTTTTCCTCAAACCCAGCCGTCTGAGCCATCATTTCAAAATACGGAGCCGACAATGTTAGACATGACGTCTAGAATTCTAACCCCAGGAGTATTTCCGCCGAAATCCCAGATTAAACGTCAGAAAATGATTTACCATTGCAAGTTTGGTGAATTCGGTGTCATGGAGGGTCAATTTACTGAGCCAAGTGGCGTTGCTGTCAATGCCCAGAACGATATCATTGTTGCCGATACCAACAATCATAGAATTCAGATATTTGACAAAGAAGGAcgatttaagtttcaatttggTGAATGTGGCAAGCGAGACGGTCAGTTACTATACCCAAATCGTGTTGCTGTCGTTCGCCCTTCGGGTGATATAATTGTCACAGAGAGATCACCAACTCATCAAATCCAAATATATAATCAATATGGTCAATTTGTTCGAAAATTTGGAGCAAATATTCTTCAACATCCGCGAGGTGTCACTGTTGACAACAAAGGAAGAATCATTGTTGTTGAGTGCAAAGTGATGCGCGTCATTATTTTTGATCAACAGGGCAACGTTCTGCACAAATTCGGCTGCTCGAAACACCTCGAATTTCCCAATGGTGTTGTCGTCAATGATCGCCAAGAAATATTCATATCTGACAACCGTGCTCACTGCGTCAAAGTATTCAGCTACGAAGGAACTTTCCTCCGTCAAATTGGCGGTGAAGGTATTACCAACTATCCCATCGGTGTATGCATCAATTCAAGTGGAGAGATCCTAATTGCTGATAACCATAACAATTTTAACTTGACTGTTTTTACTCAAGACGGCCAACTAGTTTCCGCCTTGGAATCCAAGGTTAAACATGCACAGTGTTTTGATGTGGCACTTATGGATGATGGCTCTGTTGTTTTGGCCAGCAAAGACTACCGTTTGTATGTTTATCGTTATCTGCAAATTCCTCCCATTGGTCTGTAA